GTAGAGGTCGTCGCCGGTGCGGTTGGCGCCGTACCAATCCATCGCCGCCGAGCCGGTGGCGGCAAAGACGATCCCGCGTTGCTGGTCGACCGAGACGCCGGCCCAGGCGTTGGCTCCCCCCGAATAGGTCCACGCCTCGGGTGGCCACGTTTCGTAACCCGCTTCACCGGGATGAGGAATCGTGTGGAAGGTCCACCGCAGCGCACCGCTGTGGATGTCGTATGCCCGGATGTCGCCCGGCGAACTCGGCAACGCCTCGGCGACAGCGCTGCCGAGAATCAGCATGTCCTTGTACACCACACCCGGCGTGCTGGCGCTCACGCCCTGCTGTTGCGCCGGACGTCCGAGCCCCTCGCGCAGGTCGACGACACCCTCAGTGCCGAACGATGGGATCGGTTTTCCGGTCAGCCGATCGAGGGCGTACAGCCGGTTGCGGTAGGTGAAGAGGACGCGATCGCCGGTCACCACGACGCCGCGATGCCGGACGTGGGCGCGCTGGCCGTTCCCGGGATCGAAGGTCCAGAGCTCCTTCCCGGTCGCCGCGTCGAGTGCGAAGATCCGCTCGATCGGCGATTCGGAGTAGAGGACCCCGTCGACCACGATCGGATTCGCCTCCATCTCCGATCCCTTGAAGGCATCCTTGGTGTCGTAGGTCCACGCCACCTGCAGCTGCGACAGATTGGCCGGCGTGATCTGGTCGAGTGTCGTGTAGTGCGAATTGTCGTTGTTGCCGCCGTAGACCGGCCAATCGGCGTTGCGCCCCTGGGCCGCGGCGACGAACGGAACGAAGAGAGCCGCGATAGCGGCGCCAGACCAGCGAATCGGCGTCATCGAGAGACTCGTTGTGTTGGGATCCGGATCAATACTAACCGGCGAGCCCAGCGCCGGTGGCTGCTAGTTCGACAACAACCGTTCGATGATGCGGCCGGCGATCGCTTTCGCGTCGACCGCATCGTCGTTGGTGAGAACGATCACGCTCACCTGCCGATCGGGGACCCGGACGAACGCCGCGCGCTTTCCCGACGCCGTGCCGTACGCGCCGTAGCATGTCGTCTCGCCGCATTTCGAGGCCACCCACCCCGCGGTGTAGTCGAGCGGGTGCGTCGAGTCGCGAGAGAAGGTGGTCGGATGCTCGAGCCCGAGTGACAAGCGATAGAGTTCGTCGACATCGGAGCGGATGCTGTCGCCGGCACCGGCGGCCGTGCGGTGCATCCCGATCGGCGTCGAAATTCTGCGGGTCACGCAATTCTCCAGCGGCGACACCGGCCGCCCGCCGCGGCCTCCCCGCGCCTGACCGGTCGAATCCGCCGCCGCGCTGCCGGCGCCGTTCCCTCGCCCCGCGGGAACCGAGGGAAATTGTGCGCAAAGTGCGCTGAACGCAGTGCCGATTTCGCCGATCGGAAAGAGCGGTTCGGTGGTGGTGGGGAGGTACTTCGGCTGATCGGGCACGCCGTACGACTTGTTGACCAGTACCTCGCCACCGCGCGCCACCAGCACCGTGGCTCCGCCCAGTTTGCCATCGACGTATTTGGCGAAGAGCCCATCAACGAACGATTCCTTCAGCGGCGATCCGTCGATCGCCCGGCGGATTACGGTGCGCGAGCCAAGATTGTAGCGATCGCCCGGATGCAGGGTAAGGAAGGGCTTCCCTGCGTCAGTCGCGATACCACCGTATACGAACGCCTTGTTTCGTCCGATGATCTGCGCCGTGTCGCCGCGCACGACCCACGCCGTTCCCTCATCCTCCGACATGCCGACGAGCTCGGGATGCCTGGGCATGATCGAGTCGGCGAGATCGGCGAGACGCGAGCGGGCGACAACGTGCTGGTCGATCGCCACACCGCGGAGGAAGGCAAATCCCTTCTCGTAGCGCGGATCGTCCATGATCATGTTGTCGTTCGACGGTGCACCGCGCACCAGGAAGTCGCCGAGAATCGTGGCACCGGCGGACGAACCGCCGGCAACTCCGCCGCGTGCGAGGAGGTCATGGAAGGCCTGTTCGGTCTTCGTTCCGGCGTAGGCATCGACCAGATGAAACTGCCGTCCGCCGTCGAACCAGACGCCTCCCGCCTTCGCCAGAATCGCGGGGAACGAGTCGGAGTCGGCGATCTTGCGATCGGTGGTGTGAAGCACGACGACGTTGTGCGCGCCCGCGGTGCGCCACGCGCGCGCTCCGGAATAGTCCTGCGCATATGTGGCACCGCCATCGGCGGTGGGAACGTCGACGATCAGGGCATCAGGGCCGCCAGCGGCCGCGATGAACGCCTGGTAGACCTCGGGGCCCATGGCGCCGCCACCGACCACGATCACCGTGCCATGCGCCGGCCCGACTTTCGGTGGTCGCTGGGCGAGTCCCGTTGCGGGGAGGAGCAGCGGAACGAGCGCGAGACTCGACAGCGACCGTGACATGATGGTCCTCCTCCTGCGGTTGGCCTTCGGGCGTGGGCGAGAAAGATACGGTCCGCCGCGCTCGCGGTTCACTGGAACGGTACGGCGGTCCCGGTTTGCCTCACCAGCCACGCGGCGGCCCGTTCACCAGCCGCGATCCCCGCCGCGGCCGCTGCAGGGAACGACACCCCATTGAGCGCCGTCCCGGCCAGGGCGCATCCCGGAATGGAAGCCATCGCTCCCTCGATCCGATCGACCCGCTCGCCGTGACCGACTGCATACTGCGGAATCGCGTCCGACCATTGTACCAGCTCCTCGAAGACTGGTTCTTCGACGATGCCGTACAATCTGCTGATCTCGCTTCGGGCAAGCGCCGCAAGCTCGCCCCGCCCCAGCAGTGCCGCTTCCGGATCGACACTACCTCCATAGAGCGCGCGAATCAGGACGTGACCGGCCGGCGCCCGATCCGGGAAGATCTGACTCTCCCAGAGGTTGCCCAGCATCCGGAATCCAGCGTCACGTGCCATGAGAACCCCGAAGCCGGCCGGCACCCTTGATGCGGCCCGCGGGTCGTAGCCCAGCGCCACGACGCTCACCGGCGGTGTCGCGATCGCGGCGAGGTTGTCGGCGACGATTGTATTGATCGATCGAAACAAATCAGACGCCGGGCGTGGACCGGCGGCGATCGCCAATGCATCAGCGTCAACCGCATTGCCACCGTCCAGGTCGATCCGCCACCTGACGCCTGCCGATGTCACCCTGGTAACCCGCGCGCCGCACCGGACCGTGAACGCACCGCGCGCCGCCAGCGCCTGTGCCAGCGCGCCGATCCCGCCGGCGAACGACGTCAGCGCTCCGCGCGGCGTCCCCTGTCGCGCGAAGAATCCGCGAATCACGCTCCTGTGACTGCGCTCGAGCTCGGCAAGCGACGGAAACGCTGCAGCAACCGACAGGGCGCGGGTGTCGCCGGCAAAGACACCGAGCGTCATCGGTCGGGCCAGCCGCTCCGCGGCCTCCCGCCCAAATCGTCGCGCCACAAACTGTTCGATTGATTCGTCGTCCGGATTCTCGCGCCGGGGGACTCCGACTTCCGCGAGCAGCCGTGCCGCGCCAGCGGGACTGAGCAATCCTGACCGTACCAGCCCGATTGGACTCGGTGTGACCCGCCGCATCCGTCCGTGCCAGTAGATGTAGCGCCGTGCTGCGACGGCAGAGGCCGCGAGCAACGTGTCGCGCAGCCCCACCGCGTCGATCAGCCGCTCGATCGCCGGCGATCCGCTCAGGAATCCGTTCGGACCACTTTCGACCAGCCAGCCGTCGCGCCCGATCGACTGCGCCACGCCACCTGGTGCGCTGCCCTGCTCCAGCACGATGATCTCGAGACCGTCGGACGGTTGCGGTGCCGCGCGTGCCGCCCACGCGGCCGCGAGTCCCGAGATGCCGCCGCCGATGATCGCGAGCCGCTTCACGCTAGACGGTACGGGAAAAGAGCGGCGCACTCTCGGCGGCGTGCGCGGTGCGCTGATACCGGTCGAAGCACATCGCGAGATTCCGGACGAAGAGTTCGCCGATCGGCGTTGCCTCGATCATCGCAGGGGTGATTCGCACCATTCCCTCGCGTTCGTGCTCGGCCAGGAGCGCAAGATCCTCCGCGAAGTAGCGCGCGAAGTCGATTCCGTGCCGCCGCTCGACTTCGGCGCAGTCGATCCTGAAGTTGCACATCAGTTCATGGATCACGTCGCGGCGAATCTCGTCGTCGTCGCTCCGGCCCACGCCGCGCGCAATCGGCAACTCGCCGGCTGTCACGCGATCACCGTAGACCGACAGCTTCTTTTCGTTCTGGACGTACGCCCCACGCACATCGCCGATCGCGGAAATCCCGAATCCGATCACATCGTCGCCGGGGATCACCGCGTAGCCCTGGAAGTTGCGACGGAGCTTTCCCTCACGCCTGGCGCGGGCGAGGTCGTCGTCGGGGCGCGCGAAGTGGTCCATCCCGATCGCCTCGTACCCCGCGGCGAGGAACTTTTCCCGGGCAATCGCGAAGAGCGACAATTTCACGTCGGGCGCAGGGAGCTGATCCGTTTCGATCTTCTTCTGGTGACCACGTACCCACGGCACGAATGCGAACGAATACACCGCCGCCCGGTCGACGCCGAGATCGATGATGGCGTCGACGGTGCGCTCGAAACTCTCCGGCGTCTGCAGCGGCAGTCCATAGATCAGGTCGACGTTGATCCCGCGGAAACCGCGGCGTCGCGCGTGGTCGATGATCGCCGCCGTCTGCTCCAGCGACTGAATGCGATTGATCGCCTCCTGCACCACCGGCGTGAGGTCCTGGACGCCGAGCGACACGCGATTGAAGCCGAGATCGGCGAGCGCGTCGATGTGGGCCGCCGTCGTGACGCGAGGATCGACCTCGAGCGCCAGCTCCGCCCCGGGGAGCGGATGGAATTGCGTGAGGAGATGCCGCAGGAACCCGGACATCTCATCGGGTGAGTAGTACGTCGGCGTGCCACCGCCGAGGTGGAGCTGTGCGAAGGAGCGACGGTCCGGCAGATGGGCCGCGACGAGGTCGATTTCGCGCTTCAGCAATTGGAGATACGGCTTGGTGGCTTCTCGCTGCTTCGTCACGATGACGTGGCAGCCACAGAAGAGGCAGCGTTCCTCGCAGAACGGCAGGTGCACGTAGAGCGAGAGCGGTGCGTCGCCGAGCGCGTTGGCGCGCGCCAGGCGATCGGCGTACTCGGCCGCGGTGATGCCGTCGTGGAATTCGACGGCAGTCGGGTAGCTCGTGTACCTCGGGCCGGGACGATCATACCGCGCGAGAAGATCGGCGGTGACGCTCCGTTCGACTGGCCGTACGCCTTCAGCGGCGCGGTTCAAGTCACCCATTGCTGCCCCTCTCCGTGCACCACGTCGACCAATGCGTGCACGCTTTCGATCGGCGTTTCCGGCAGGATGCCGTGGCCGAGGTTGACGATGTGGCCGTGAGCCGGGACGCGCGCGAGGAGCGACGAGGCGGCGTCACGCGTCGCGTCCGCGCCGGCGAGGAGAATGGCCGGATCGAGATTCCCCTGCATCACGAAGCGCGGCCCCAGGTCCGACCGGAGCGCGGCAAGATCTTCCCGCCAGTCCACCGCGATCGCCTCGGCGGGGAGGGCCGCGCACTCGCGCACCAGGTGTGACGCGTCCTGCACGAAGAGAATGCGCGGGATGCCGAGCGGAGCGGTCTCGCGCAGGATCCGTTCGAGATGCGGCTTGACGGCACACCGCCAGTCTGCGAGCGAGAGGACACCGGCCCAGGTATCGAAGATCTGTATCGCATCGGCACCGGCCGCGACTTGCGCGGTGATGTACTCGACCACGAGCGTCGAAAGGCGATCGAGGAGCGCCCGCACCAGTCCGGGATCGCGAGCCAGCATCGCGCGCAGCGCCGGAAATCCCGGAGCGCTCTTCCCCTGCACCAGGTACGCCGCAAGCGACCACGGCGATCCTGCAAATCCGAGCAACGCAGTGTCGTCGGCGAGCGCCGAGCGCACGGTCTTGAGCGCGGCGGCGACCTCGGGAGCGATTTCGCCGCCGGACGGGATCCGAATCGCATCGACGTCGCACGCCGTGCGAATTGGTCGATCGATCACGGGGCCCGGCGCAAAGCGGACATCGAGGCCTGTGGCCGGGATCGGGCTCATGAGGTCGGCGAAGATGATCGCCGCATCGAGGGGAAAGCGCGCCAGCGGCTGCAGCGTCACCGCAGCCGCAAGTTCCGCGTTGCGCGACAGTTCCTCGAACGAATGCCGTTCCCGCAGCGCGCGATATTCGGGGAGATAGCGCCCCGCCTGCCGCATGATCCAGAGCGGACGACGCGGCGTCGCCTTCCCGTGCAGTGTCTCGAGGAGGAGCTTGCTCACCCTTCGGCCTCCGCCTCGCTGGTGAAGCGGTACCCGATT
This region of Gemmatimonadales bacterium genomic DNA includes:
- a CDS encoding Type 1 glutamine amidotransferase-like domain-containing protein; this encodes MSRSLSSLALVPLLLPATGLAQRPPKVGPAHGTVIVVGGGAMGPEVYQAFIAAAGGPDALIVDVPTADGGATYAQDYSGARAWRTAGAHNVVVLHTTDRKIADSDSFPAILAKAGGVWFDGGRQFHLVDAYAGTKTEQAFHDLLARGGVAGGSSAGATILGDFLVRGAPSNDNMIMDDPRYEKGFAFLRGVAIDQHVVARSRLADLADSIMPRHPELVGMSEDEGTAWVVRGDTAQIIGRNKAFVYGGIATDAGKPFLTLHPGDRYNLGSRTVIRRAIDGSPLKESFVDGLFAKYVDGKLGGATVLVARGGEVLVNKSYGVPDQPKYLPTTTEPLFPIGEIGTAFSALCAQFPSVPAGRGNGAGSAAADSTGQARGGRGGRPVSPLENCVTRRISTPIGMHRTAAGAGDSIRSDVDELYRLSLGLEHPTTFSRDSTHPLDYTAGWVASKCGETTCYGAYGTASGKRAAFVRVPDRQVSVIVLTNDDAVDAKAIAGRIIERLLSN
- the hemG gene encoding protoporphyrinogen oxidase; the protein is MKRLAIIGGGISGLAAAWAARAAPQPSDGLEIIVLEQGSAPGGVAQSIGRDGWLVESGPNGFLSGSPAIERLIDAVGLRDTLLAASAVAARRYIYWHGRMRRVTPSPIGLVRSGLLSPAGAARLLAEVGVPRRENPDDESIEQFVARRFGREAAERLARPMTLGVFAGDTRALSVAAAFPSLAELERSHRSVIRGFFARQGTPRGALTSFAGGIGALAQALAARGAFTVRCGARVTRVTSAGVRWRIDLDGGNAVDADALAIAAGPRPASDLFRSINTIVADNLAAIATPPVSVVALGYDPRAASRVPAGFGVLMARDAGFRMLGNLWESQIFPDRAPAGHVLIRALYGGSVDPEAALLGRGELAALARSEISRLYGIVEEPVFEELVQWSDAIPQYAVGHGERVDRIEGAMASIPGCALAGTALNGVSFPAAAAAGIAAGERAAAWLVRQTGTAVPFQ
- the hemN gene encoding oxygen-independent coproporphyrinogen III oxidase is translated as MGDLNRAAEGVRPVERSVTADLLARYDRPGPRYTSYPTAVEFHDGITAAEYADRLARANALGDAPLSLYVHLPFCEERCLFCGCHVIVTKQREATKPYLQLLKREIDLVAAHLPDRRSFAQLHLGGGTPTYYSPDEMSGFLRHLLTQFHPLPGAELALEVDPRVTTAAHIDALADLGFNRVSLGVQDLTPVVQEAINRIQSLEQTAAIIDHARRRGFRGINVDLIYGLPLQTPESFERTVDAIIDLGVDRAAVYSFAFVPWVRGHQKKIETDQLPAPDVKLSLFAIAREKFLAAGYEAIGMDHFARPDDDLARARREGKLRRNFQGYAVIPGDDVIGFGISAIGDVRGAYVQNEKKLSVYGDRVTAGELPIARGVGRSDDDEIRRDVIHELMCNFRIDCAEVERRHGIDFARYFAEDLALLAEHEREGMVRITPAMIEATPIGELFVRNLAMCFDRYQRTAHAAESAPLFSRTV
- the hemE gene encoding uroporphyrinogen decarboxylase; its protein translation is MSKLLLETLHGKATPRRPLWIMRQAGRYLPEYRALRERHSFEELSRNAELAAAVTLQPLARFPLDAAIIFADLMSPIPATGLDVRFAPGPVIDRPIRTACDVDAIRIPSGGEIAPEVAAALKTVRSALADDTALLGFAGSPWSLAAYLVQGKSAPGFPALRAMLARDPGLVRALLDRLSTLVVEYITAQVAAGADAIQIFDTWAGVLSLADWRCAVKPHLERILRETAPLGIPRILFVQDASHLVRECAALPAEAIAVDWREDLAALRSDLGPRFVMQGNLDPAILLAGADATRDAASSLLARVPAHGHIVNLGHGILPETPIESVHALVDVVHGEGQQWVT